A region from the Aquimarina sp. ERC-38 genome encodes:
- a CDS encoding sigma-70 family RNA polymerase sigma factor, with amino-acid sequence MPNSSLNPNLWIDKYSDYLFNYTITRVDDSEMAKDLVQETFFAGVKSMKNFKGEASERTWLISILKRKIIDHYRKINSNKGKAEVRMSYVNDDGSDADWLEERVADPFDQTAENELENKELGVAIYRCMSTLPEKQARIFQMKTVDKFDTEVICKEFDITASNLWVIIHRARTSMVECLEKNWF; translated from the coding sequence ATGCCAAATAGCTCTTTAAACCCAAACCTATGGATAGATAAATACAGTGATTATCTATTCAATTATACGATTACTCGCGTAGATGATTCTGAAATGGCAAAAGACCTGGTGCAGGAAACTTTTTTTGCCGGGGTTAAATCCATGAAAAACTTTAAGGGTGAGGCCAGTGAAAGAACCTGGTTAATATCTATCTTAAAAAGAAAAATTATCGACCACTATCGGAAAATAAATAGTAATAAAGGAAAAGCCGAAGTACGGATGAGTTACGTAAATGACGATGGTAGTGATGCTGATTGGCTAGAAGAACGTGTTGCAGACCCTTTTGACCAAACTGCAGAGAATGAACTGGAAAATAAAGAGCTTGGAGTTGCAATTTACAGGTGTATGAGTACCTTACCCGAGAAGCAAGCCAGAATCTTTCAAATGAAAACCGTTGACAAATTTGATACCGAAGTTATTTGTAAGGAGTTCGATATAACCGCGTCTAACCTATGGGTAATCATCCATAGAGCGAGAACTTCTATGGTCGAGTGCCTAGAAAAAAATTGGTTTTAG
- a CDS encoding M3 family metallopeptidase — protein sequence MNSLDTNPLSNTFDEAPFSSLKNEHFLPAIQQAIFQKKEEIQKIITNKDIPTFQNTVAALDYAGEQLSRVTSVFFNLNSAETNEDIQKIAQEVSPLLAELSNDISLNEALFRRIKTVFDQKDQLDLTPEEQTLLEKNYKSFVRNGALLPEDAKEKLRKIDKELSQLGLKFGENVLAATNNFELLITDEKDLNGLPEGAKEAAKALASSKDKEGWLITLDYPSYIPFMKYADNRDLRKKLSIAFGSKCYQDAFDNQENVLKIVNLRYQRAQLLGYSSHAHYVLEERMAKNPASVQAFLSDLLEKSKPAAEKEFQQLQQFAQELDQIDQLQKWDSAYYAEKLKQEKYALDDEVLKPYFELENVIDGVFQVASRLFQLQFKEITTIDTYHKEVKTYQVLDKNGDFMALFYADFHPRAGKRNGAWMTSYKTQMQKEGINSRPHISIVCNFTKPTPTKPSLLTFNEVTTLFHEFGHALHGILANTTYPGLSGTSVYWDFVELPSQILENWCYEKEALELFAKHYQTGETIPMELIDKIKKSSTFMEGMATLRQLSFGFLDMAWHAGNPEGIKDVKKQENEVFKQTDLFPEVPQTCMSTSFSHIFQGGYSSGYYSYKWAEVLDADAFDYFQENGIFDKDTATKFKDHILSKGGTEDPMQLYKRFRGKEPKPEALLKRAGLI from the coding sequence ATGAATTCTTTAGATACCAATCCTCTATCAAATACTTTTGATGAGGCACCTTTTTCTTCTCTTAAAAACGAACATTTTTTACCAGCAATTCAACAGGCTATTTTTCAAAAAAAAGAAGAAATACAGAAAATTATTACAAATAAAGACATCCCTACTTTTCAAAACACCGTTGCCGCCCTTGATTATGCCGGAGAACAACTAAGTAGGGTTACCAGTGTTTTCTTTAACTTAAATAGTGCCGAAACCAATGAAGATATTCAAAAAATAGCTCAGGAAGTTTCTCCATTATTAGCCGAATTAAGTAACGATATTTCACTTAATGAAGCCTTATTCCGGAGAATAAAAACGGTTTTTGATCAAAAAGATCAATTAGACCTAACTCCCGAAGAGCAGACATTATTAGAAAAAAATTATAAATCTTTTGTCCGTAACGGTGCGTTACTTCCTGAGGATGCCAAAGAAAAACTCAGGAAAATTGACAAAGAACTTTCACAATTAGGATTAAAATTCGGTGAGAATGTTTTAGCAGCTACCAATAATTTCGAGTTACTAATCACCGATGAAAAAGATCTGAACGGACTGCCGGAAGGGGCTAAAGAAGCTGCTAAAGCTCTGGCCAGTTCAAAGGATAAAGAAGGTTGGCTGATTACTTTGGATTATCCTAGTTATATTCCGTTTATGAAATATGCGGACAATCGGGATTTACGTAAAAAACTATCCATTGCTTTTGGTTCCAAATGTTATCAGGATGCTTTTGACAACCAAGAGAATGTACTTAAGATTGTAAATTTGCGCTATCAGAGAGCTCAACTATTAGGATACTCATCGCATGCTCATTATGTATTAGAAGAGCGAATGGCAAAGAACCCAGCATCCGTACAAGCTTTTCTTAGTGATTTATTAGAAAAATCAAAACCCGCCGCAGAAAAAGAGTTTCAACAACTACAACAATTTGCTCAAGAGCTAGATCAAATTGATCAGTTACAAAAGTGGGACAGCGCTTATTATGCAGAAAAACTAAAACAGGAAAAATATGCTCTAGACGACGAAGTGTTAAAACCTTATTTTGAATTAGAAAATGTGATTGATGGGGTTTTTCAAGTTGCTTCTCGTCTTTTTCAGTTACAGTTTAAAGAAATAACAACGATAGATACCTATCATAAAGAGGTGAAAACTTATCAGGTTTTAGATAAAAACGGTGATTTTATGGCTTTATTCTATGCTGATTTTCATCCTAGGGCAGGTAAGCGTAACGGCGCATGGATGACTTCATATAAAACCCAGATGCAAAAAGAAGGTATCAATAGCAGACCTCATATCTCTATTGTTTGTAATTTTACCAAGCCTACTCCCACTAAACCTTCTTTATTAACCTTCAATGAAGTAACTACCTTGTTTCATGAATTTGGACATGCGTTACATGGTATATTGGCTAATACTACCTACCCGGGATTATCCGGAACCAGTGTGTACTGGGATTTTGTAGAACTACCAAGCCAGATATTAGAGAATTGGTGTTATGAAAAAGAAGCATTGGAACTTTTTGCCAAACATTATCAAACCGGAGAAACCATTCCTATGGAATTAATTGATAAAATAAAAAAATCTTCTACCTTTATGGAAGGGATGGCAACACTTAGGCAATTAAGCTTTGGATTTTTGGATATGGCATGGCATGCCGGGAACCCTGAAGGAATTAAAGATGTAAAAAAACAGGAAAACGAGGTATTTAAACAAACCGACCTGTTTCCTGAGGTACCTCAAACCTGTATGAGTACTTCTTTTTCGCATATATTCCAGGGTGGATACTCATCCGGATACTATTCTTATAAATGGGCAGAGGTGCTGGATGCAGATGCTTTTGACTACTTTCAGGAAAATGGAATTTTTGATAAGGACACGGCAACTAAATTTAAAGATCACATCTTATCAAAGGGAGGTACCGAAGACCCTATGCAGTTGTATAAACGCTTCCGAGGAAAAGAACCAAAACCGGAAGCTTTGTTAAAAAGAGCAGGATTGATATAA
- a CDS encoding DASH family cryptochrome, giving the protein MSGNTLVWFKNDLRLHDNETLVRAVDLGKPVFCLYCVDPRLFKNDIAGLKKTGSNRYLFLKESLENLSDSLQKKNNQLTVVYAYPENIIPEIVQNFDIQHIFTEQEYAPEEQKVVQKVKSNLPDTLDFEEIWGKTLYHIDDIPFKIQDIPLTSKAYRIPVSKETTVRTPFDIPDEIPSVDREIRFEFPTPEQVGFSAEELDSHKPYLRGGEEHALAQLRYYTFETELLTGYRWTRNRSLGMDYSSKFSPYLAVGALSPRTIYKQIKRYETQVKKNQSTWWLVFELVWRDYFTFKGMKMGNAIFKTEGYRSKELPFTNDRNLFEKWCLGQTGIPFVDAHMRQLNQTGYMSNRGRVNCSSFLVHDYQIDWTWGAAYFEQKLIDYDVTSNWMNWHVQAYEIWYTNPIHQSLKYKAKEYIQKWIPELCQVASNLIYTPWLLEEKTIYPKPVAIYKKWDRSINRILKTVDTLEV; this is encoded by the coding sequence ATGAGTGGGAACACGTTAGTATGGTTTAAGAATGATCTACGATTGCATGACAATGAGACCTTGGTACGTGCGGTAGATTTGGGCAAACCGGTTTTTTGTTTGTACTGTGTGGATCCACGATTATTTAAAAATGATATTGCCGGACTTAAAAAAACCGGAAGTAACCGATATCTTTTTTTAAAAGAATCTCTAGAAAATTTATCAGATTCTTTACAAAAAAAGAACAATCAACTTACCGTAGTTTACGCTTATCCGGAAAATATCATCCCGGAAATTGTACAAAATTTTGACATTCAACACATCTTTACCGAACAAGAATATGCTCCTGAAGAACAAAAGGTAGTTCAAAAAGTAAAAAGCAACCTTCCTGACACCTTAGACTTTGAAGAAATTTGGGGTAAGACTTTGTACCATATTGATGATATCCCTTTTAAAATTCAAGACATACCGCTGACCAGTAAAGCTTATCGAATTCCGGTAAGTAAGGAAACCACGGTTAGGACACCTTTTGATATTCCCGATGAAATTCCGTCTGTAGACAGAGAGATACGATTTGAATTTCCCACTCCGGAACAAGTAGGCTTTTCAGCTGAAGAATTGGATAGTCATAAACCTTATTTACGCGGAGGAGAAGAACATGCATTAGCACAACTACGGTATTATACTTTTGAAACCGAGTTATTGACAGGATATCGCTGGACGCGGAATCGATCCCTGGGAATGGATTATAGCTCTAAGTTCTCACCCTATCTGGCAGTAGGTGCTTTAAGCCCACGTACAATTTATAAACAAATTAAAAGATATGAAACTCAGGTCAAAAAAAATCAAAGTACCTGGTGGTTGGTTTTTGAACTGGTGTGGCGAGATTATTTTACGTTTAAAGGTATGAAGATGGGGAATGCCATTTTTAAAACTGAAGGGTATCGAAGTAAAGAATTACCTTTTACCAATGACAGAAACTTATTTGAAAAGTGGTGTCTAGGACAGACTGGGATTCCGTTTGTAGATGCTCATATGCGACAATTAAATCAAACGGGATATATGAGTAATCGTGGGCGTGTTAATTGCTCGAGTTTTTTAGTACATGATTATCAAATTGACTGGACCTGGGGTGCTGCTTATTTTGAACAAAAACTTATTGACTACGATGTAACGTCTAACTGGATGAACTGGCACGTACAAGCCTACGAAATCTGGTATACCAATCCCATTCACCAAAGTTTAAAATACAAGGCAAAAGAATATATACAAAAATGGATACCTGAATTGTGTCAGGTAGCATCTAATCTCATTTATACTCCGTGGTTATTAGAAGAAAAAACCATCTACCCTAAGCCTGTAGCTATCTATAAAAAATGGGATCGTTCGATCAACCGAATTTTAAAAACGGTAGATACCCTAGAAGTATAA
- the ppk1 gene encoding polyphosphate kinase 1 yields the protein MSSIKNKYFHRDLSWLRFNHRVLQEAKDHRNPLYERIKFLAIFSSNLDEFFKVRVSDIRKIKNLDKKLRKKLITKPNKLLKKIKKEVAQQQQEFGIIFRESILPALIENQIHLINRFQFTKHQQNFITEYYQEKLANKVTVIHTKAKKDDLFLNNEELYLVGIDKKGSLQSVLIPPDSKRFVVLPEEEGSFAITFIDDILKFVLKEKYGIDFYAIKISRDAELYIDNEYSGNLLDKIKDSLENRETGQVTRLLIDKHASENLVELLQKILDVNDTDIIQGGMYHNFKDFFTFPNPSHQNLHLKPLLPLPHKELKQQTDLFQTIKEKDRLLYFPYQSFDHVLDLVQQAAIDPTVTKIKITMYRIAAQSGIAELLLAALKNGKEVFAFIETKARFDEENNIKWGAKLSDNGAVVKYSYPGIKVHSKILSIEREEEGKLIHYAYISTGNFNEKTAKIYTDYGLMTANPKITEELEQVFLVLEGKIIVPRTKHLLVSPFSTRTTFEDLVRNEIKNAKAQKPAGITLKINSLQDKKMIKLLYEANNAGVPIQLLIRGICCLIPGIEGLSEHIKVYSIVDRFLEHGRVYIFQNNGQEKMFMGSADWMTRNLDHRIEVITPIYDPDVAKLIKGTLSLQFKDTVKRRVIDAEQSNDYYSEDASAPEQIQSQVAIYEQLAK from the coding sequence ATGAGTTCAATTAAAAACAAGTATTTTCATCGTGACCTGTCCTGGTTACGTTTTAATCACCGTGTTTTGCAAGAAGCTAAAGATCATCGTAATCCACTATACGAGCGAATTAAATTTCTAGCGATTTTTTCTTCTAACCTGGATGAATTTTTTAAAGTAAGGGTTTCCGATATTCGGAAAATTAAAAATCTGGATAAAAAATTACGAAAAAAATTAATTACCAAGCCTAATAAGCTTTTAAAGAAGATAAAAAAGGAAGTTGCGCAACAGCAACAGGAATTTGGCATTATTTTTAGAGAAAGTATTTTACCAGCTCTTATTGAAAATCAAATTCATTTGATCAATCGTTTTCAATTTACCAAGCACCAGCAAAATTTTATAACGGAGTATTACCAGGAAAAATTAGCGAACAAAGTAACGGTAATACATACCAAGGCTAAAAAAGATGACCTGTTTTTAAACAATGAGGAGTTGTACCTGGTTGGAATTGATAAAAAGGGTAGCTTGCAATCTGTTTTAATCCCCCCGGATAGTAAGCGTTTTGTAGTACTTCCTGAAGAAGAAGGTTCATTTGCCATCACCTTTATTGATGATATTTTAAAATTTGTACTTAAAGAGAAATATGGCATTGACTTTTATGCTATTAAAATTTCCAGGGATGCCGAACTCTATATTGATAATGAATATTCCGGTAACTTATTAGATAAAATTAAAGATTCCTTAGAAAACCGGGAAACCGGGCAAGTTACACGTTTACTAATTGATAAACATGCTTCAGAAAACCTAGTTGAATTACTCCAGAAAATACTGGATGTCAATGATACGGATATAATACAGGGCGGCATGTACCATAATTTTAAAGATTTCTTTACATTTCCTAATCCAAGTCATCAAAACCTTCATCTTAAACCACTTTTACCTTTACCGCACAAAGAGTTAAAACAACAAACAGACCTTTTTCAGACTATTAAAGAAAAGGATCGGTTATTATATTTTCCATACCAAAGTTTTGACCATGTGTTAGACTTAGTGCAACAAGCCGCAATAGACCCTACGGTTACAAAAATTAAAATTACCATGTATCGGATTGCTGCTCAATCCGGAATTGCCGAACTATTATTAGCTGCCTTAAAAAACGGAAAAGAGGTTTTCGCTTTTATTGAAACCAAAGCCCGGTTTGATGAAGAAAATAACATTAAATGGGGTGCTAAATTATCAGATAATGGGGCCGTAGTCAAATATAGCTATCCGGGGATTAAAGTACATTCTAAAATTTTGAGTATTGAGCGTGAAGAAGAAGGTAAACTTATACATTATGCATATATCAGTACTGGAAACTTTAATGAGAAAACCGCCAAAATTTATACGGACTACGGTTTAATGACTGCAAATCCTAAAATAACCGAAGAATTGGAACAAGTCTTTTTAGTGTTGGAAGGAAAGATTATCGTTCCTCGTACCAAGCATCTATTAGTTTCTCCATTTTCAACCCGTACCACTTTTGAAGACCTGGTACGGAACGAAATTAAAAATGCCAAAGCTCAAAAACCTGCCGGAATTACTCTTAAAATAAATAGCTTACAGGATAAAAAGATGATTAAACTCCTCTATGAAGCAAATAATGCCGGAGTACCCATACAGTTATTAATAAGGGGTATTTGTTGTTTAATTCCGGGTATAGAAGGACTAAGTGAACATATTAAAGTATACAGTATTGTTGACCGATTTCTGGAACATGGCCGGGTGTATATCTTTCAAAATAACGGACAAGAAAAAATGTTTATGGGGTCTGCTGATTGGATGACACGTAACCTTGACCATCGTATCGAAGTAATTACACCTATTTATGACCCAGACGTTGCCAAACTAATAAAGGGCACCCTATCTTTACAGTTTAAAGATACAGTTAAAAGACGTGTAATTGATGCGGAACAAAGCAATGACTATTACTCAGAGGATGCCTCTGCACCTGAACAAATACAATCCCAAGTTGCTATATACGAACAATTAGCCAAATAA
- a CDS encoding type 1 glutamine amidotransferase domain-containing protein, whose amino-acid sequence MQLKGKNIAILATDGFEKSELFKPHQQLKEEGANVHIISPEEGEIKSWDKDHWGETVTVDKTITSANEADYNGLVLPGGVINPDNLRINEDALSFIRSFFKSGKPVAAICHAPWLLISAGVIENRDVTSFKSIKEDVVNAGANWHDKEVVVDSGLITSRNPDDLPAFISKIIEEVKEGKHEEQAVNA is encoded by the coding sequence ATGCAATTGAAAGGAAAAAATATAGCCATTTTAGCGACAGATGGATTTGAAAAATCAGAACTTTTTAAGCCTCATCAACAATTAAAAGAAGAAGGGGCAAATGTACATATTATTTCGCCGGAAGAAGGCGAAATTAAAAGTTGGGATAAAGACCATTGGGGAGAAACTGTTACTGTAGATAAAACAATAACTAGTGCTAATGAAGCTGACTATAACGGATTGGTATTACCGGGAGGCGTAATTAATCCTGATAATCTTAGAATTAATGAAGATGCTTTAAGTTTTATCAGAAGTTTCTTTAAAAGCGGAAAGCCGGTTGCAGCGATTTGCCATGCTCCCTGGTTACTTATTAGTGCCGGAGTGATAGAAAACCGTGATGTTACCTCTTTTAAAAGTATTAAAGAAGATGTAGTAAACGCAGGAGCTAACTGGCACGATAAAGAAGTAGTAGTGGATAGTGGTTTAATTACCAGCCGTAACCCAGATGATTTACCGGCTTTTATTAGCAAAATAATAGAAGAAGTAAAAGAAGGAAAACATGAAGAACAAGCAGTAAATGCATAG